The genomic stretch TTTAATATTGTGAGTTCACGCCGTCTTCCTGTAAAACGCAACTTGGAACGCTCACAACCGAAAATAGGGAAAAACAATGGCAAAGCAAGTAGCAGGTGAAGTTAAACTCCAGTTAGTCTCCGGACAGGCGACACCACAACCCCCGGTTGGTCCCAGTCTCGCACCTTACATGATTAATCTGCAGGAGTTTATCAAATCGTTTAATGCCCAAACGCAGCATCAAATCGGAATGGTGGTGACAACCGTCATTACTTGTTATAGTGATCGGTCGTTTAGTTTCAGCGTAAAGTCACCACCTGCCGCAGTCTTACTCAAATCCGCAGCAAAGATTGCTAAAGGCTCTGGTGAACCCAATCGGAATAAGGTCGCTTCCGTTACAATGGATCAAATTCGAGAAATCGCACAGACGAAATTACCCGACTTAAATACGACAGATTTAGATGCAGCAATGCGAATGGTAGAAGGAACTGCTCGCAGCATGGGACTGACGATTAGTTAGCGAGGCTTATCCATCTGACAAAGCACAGCATCGTGGATATATGGATAAGTTCACTCTGAAACGGGGCTATAGAGATATGCCCATGGAGAACAACATGGCGAAAAGAGGGAAGCGATACCGCGGCATCAACGAACACGTAGACAGACTGCAACTTTACACGATAGACGAGGCTGTCTCGCTCGTGAAAAAAACAGGCAGCGCAAAATTTGATGAAACCGTGGATTTGGCATCGCGTCTTGGCGTAGATGCCCGACAGTCAGACCAGAATATCCGAGGGACTGTCGCACTGCCACACGGGACAGGAAAATCTGTTCGTGTTGTCGTCTTCGCCCAAGGCGACCCAGCACGACAAGCCGAAGAAGCCGGGGCAGATTTCGTTGGAACCGACGATCTCGTCGATAAAATTGTTGACGGATGGCTCGATTTTGACGCAACAATTGCAACACCGGACTTAATGCGGAATATCATGCCCAAACTTGGACGAATCCTTGGACCGCGAGGCTTAATGCCTAACGCCAAAGCTGGTACTGTCACAATGGATGTCGCCGAAACCATCCAAGATATCAAAGCTGGACAAATTGAATACCGAGTAGAACGTTCTTCCGGCGTTGTTCAGGTCCCAATCGGCAAAGTCTCATTTGAGGAAGAAAGTATTAAACAGAACCTCAACGCAGTGATGGGTGCGCTTGTTGCCGCTCGTCCGTCAGCAGTGAAAGGCAGATATATTCGGAGCGTTGCTATATCGGCAACAATGGGAGCTGCTATACGGATAGATCCGCAGCAATT from Candidatus Poribacteria bacterium encodes the following:
- the rplK gene encoding 50S ribosomal protein L11 is translated as MAKQVAGEVKLQLVSGQATPQPPVGPSLAPYMINLQEFIKSFNAQTQHQIGMVVTTVITCYSDRSFSFSVKSPPAAVLLKSAAKIAKGSGEPNRNKVASVTMDQIREIAQTKLPDLNTTDLDAAMRMVEGTARSMGLTIS
- the rplA gene encoding 50S ribosomal protein L1 encodes the protein MAKRGKRYRGINEHVDRLQLYTIDEAVSLVKKTGSAKFDETVDLASRLGVDARQSDQNIRGTVALPHGTGKSVRVVVFAQGDPARQAEEAGADFVGTDDLVDKIVDGWLDFDATIATPDLMRNIMPKLGRILGPRGLMPNAKAGTVTMDVAETIQDIKAGQIEYRVERSSGVVQVPIGKVSFEEESIKQNLNAVMGALVAARPSAVKGRYIRSVAISATMGAAIRIDPQQFA